The following are encoded together in the Streptomyces sp. NBC_00341 genome:
- the secD gene encoding protein translocase subunit SecD, producing the protein MAAPKKGRGPAGGQGRPGRALALILIAMVALTGGMFLAHQPTPRLGIDLAGGTSITLEAKAEPGQESAINKTNMDTAVQIMERRVNGLGVSEAEVQTQGKSNIIVNIPKGTNSAQARQQVGTTAKLYFRPVLTVAQGTPTPEPSASSSGKGSPSPSPSSTASDKASSPSGKPSASATTQGRAVTGALKADSTPTPNASETPKANGTPTPSAEEQAAAAKLQKKFEALDCSTKAGRSKVAQGSKATDTVVACEQDGSAKYVLGPAAVDGTDVDSAKAAINQQSGQWIVQMGFTGGGAKKFQKITGTLAQQQEPQNQFAIALDGEVVSAPSVREALSADAEISGSFTQQSAEDLANVLSYGALPLSFQEQSVTTVTAALGGEQLKAGLIAGAIGLALVVIYLVAYYRGLALIALLSLLVSGILTYTIMSLLGPAIGFALNLPAVCGAIVAIGITADSFIVYFERIRDEIREGRTLRPAVERAWPRARRTILVSDFVSFLAAAVLFVVTVGKVQGFAFTLGLTTLLDVVVVFLFTKPVMTLMARKKFFASGHPWSGLDPKRLGAKPPLRRSRRVNAPTDPKEA; encoded by the coding sequence GTGGCAGCACCGAAGAAGGGCCGAGGTCCGGCCGGCGGTCAGGGCAGGCCGGGGCGTGCCCTGGCTCTGATCCTGATCGCCATGGTCGCGCTCACCGGCGGGATGTTCCTGGCCCATCAGCCGACGCCGCGACTCGGCATCGACCTGGCGGGTGGCACGTCCATCACGCTAGAGGCGAAGGCCGAGCCCGGCCAGGAATCGGCGATCAACAAGACCAACATGGACACGGCGGTCCAGATCATGGAACGCCGCGTCAACGGTCTTGGTGTCTCCGAGGCCGAGGTCCAGACCCAGGGCAAGAGCAACATCATCGTCAACATCCCCAAGGGCACGAACTCCGCCCAGGCCCGGCAGCAGGTCGGTACGACGGCCAAGCTGTACTTCCGGCCGGTGTTGACAGTCGCCCAGGGAACGCCCACCCCTGAGCCCAGCGCCTCGTCCTCCGGCAAGGGCAGCCCGTCTCCGTCGCCGAGCTCCACCGCCTCCGACAAGGCGTCGAGCCCGTCCGGGAAGCCGAGCGCGAGCGCCACCACCCAGGGCCGCGCGGTCACCGGCGCCCTGAAGGCCGACTCCACGCCCACTCCGAACGCCAGCGAGACCCCGAAGGCGAACGGCACGCCGACGCCGTCCGCCGAGGAGCAGGCGGCCGCCGCCAAGCTGCAGAAGAAGTTCGAGGCGCTCGACTGCTCCACCAAGGCCGGCCGGTCCAAGGTGGCCCAGGGCTCCAAGGCCACCGACACCGTCGTCGCCTGCGAGCAGGACGGCTCCGCCAAGTACGTGCTCGGCCCGGCCGCTGTCGACGGCACGGACGTCGACAGTGCGAAGGCTGCGATCAACCAGCAGTCCGGTCAGTGGATCGTCCAGATGGGCTTCACCGGCGGCGGCGCCAAGAAGTTCCAGAAGATCACCGGCACGCTCGCGCAGCAGCAGGAGCCGCAGAACCAGTTCGCCATCGCGCTCGACGGCGAAGTGGTCTCGGCGCCCTCCGTGAGGGAGGCGCTGAGCGCCGACGCCGAGATCTCCGGCAGCTTCACCCAGCAGTCCGCGGAGGACCTGGCCAACGTGCTCTCCTACGGTGCGCTGCCGCTCTCCTTCCAGGAGCAGAGCGTCACCACCGTCACCGCCGCGCTCGGCGGTGAGCAGCTCAAGGCGGGCCTGATCGCCGGTGCCATCGGCCTGGCCCTGGTCGTCATCTACCTGGTGGCCTACTACCGCGGACTGGCGCTCATCGCGCTCCTCAGCCTGCTGGTCTCCGGCATCCTGACGTACACGATCATGTCGCTGCTCGGCCCGGCCATCGGATTCGCGCTGAACCTGCCCGCTGTCTGCGGCGCCATCGTGGCGATCGGAATCACCGCGGACTCGTTCATCGTGTACTTCGAACGCATCCGTGACGAGATCCGCGAGGGCCGCACGCTCCGTCCCGCCGTCGAGCGGGCCTGGCCGCGGGCCCGGCGCACCATCCTGGTCTCTGACTTCGTGTCGTTCCTGGCCGCGGCGGTGCTGTTCGTCGTCACCGTCGGAAAGGTCCAGGGCTTCGCGTTCACGCTGGGGCTCACCACTCTGCTCGACGTGGTCGTGGTGTTCCTCTTCACCAAGCCCGTCATGACGCTGATGGCCCGCAAGAAGTTCTTCGCGAGCGGTCACCCGTGGTCCGGTCTGGACCCGAAGCGGCTCGGCGCCAAGCCGCCGCTGCGCCGTTCACGCCGTGTCAACGCCCCCACCGACCCGAAGGAGGCGTGA
- the yajC gene encoding preprotein translocase subunit YajC, producing the protein MNPVTLLPFIVLIGAMFLMTRSAKKKQAAAANMRNEMQPGTGVRTIGGMYATVKELHDDSVLLEIAPGVHAVYAKNSIGAVLDDAEYNRIVHGDEEELDVDGAVVPDDASSLTELDDADDTAADDDVAKIDLGKKDEADDTEPADKKSDGKSDGEADAK; encoded by the coding sequence GTGAATCCCGTGACTCTCCTCCCCTTCATCGTGCTCATCGGGGCCATGTTCCTGATGACGCGGTCCGCCAAGAAGAAGCAGGCGGCGGCTGCGAACATGCGCAATGAAATGCAGCCCGGTACCGGCGTCCGGACGATCGGGGGCATGTACGCCACCGTCAAGGAGCTTCACGACGACTCGGTCCTCCTCGAGATCGCTCCCGGCGTCCACGCCGTCTATGCCAAGAACTCGATCGGTGCCGTCCTCGACGACGCGGAGTACAACCGCATCGTCCACGGTGACGAGGAAGAGCTCGACGTCGACGGCGCGGTCGTGCCCGACGACGCCTCCTCGCTGACCGAGCTCGACGACGCCGACGACACTGCCGCGGACGACGACGTCGCGAAGATCGACCTCGGCAAGAAGGACGAGGCGGACGACACGGAGCCGGCCGACAAGAAGTCCGACGGCAAGTCCGACGGCGAGGCCGACGCGAAGTAG
- the ruvB gene encoding Holliday junction branch migration DNA helicase RuvB has product MNWDETGPDTDELLDERLVDAGADGEDTAVEAALRPKDLDEFVGQETVREQLDLVLKAARARGATADHVLLSGAPGLGKTTLSMIIAAEMGAPIRITSGPAIQHAGDLAAILSSLQEGEVLFLDEIHRMSRPAEEMLYMAMEDFRVDVIVGKGPGATAIPLELPPFTLVGATTRAGLLPPPLRDRFGFTGHMEFYTPVELERVIHRSARLLDVEIDAEGAAEIAGRSRGTPRIANRLLRRVRDYAQVKADGRIDRDIAGAALQVYEVDARGLDRLDRAVLGALMKLFGGGPVGLSTLAVAVGEERETVEEVAEPFLVREGLLARTPRGRVATPAAWAHLGLVPPQQGGKGQQGLFGA; this is encoded by the coding sequence ATGAACTGGGACGAGACCGGACCCGACACCGACGAGCTGCTCGACGAGCGCCTCGTCGACGCCGGAGCGGATGGCGAGGACACCGCCGTGGAGGCGGCACTGCGCCCCAAGGACCTCGACGAGTTCGTCGGCCAGGAGACGGTGCGCGAACAGCTCGACCTGGTCCTCAAGGCGGCCCGCGCCCGCGGCGCCACCGCCGACCACGTACTGCTCTCCGGCGCCCCCGGACTGGGCAAGACCACCCTCTCCATGATCATCGCCGCCGAGATGGGCGCCCCGATCCGGATCACCTCGGGGCCCGCTATCCAGCACGCGGGCGACCTCGCGGCGATCCTGTCCTCCCTCCAGGAGGGCGAGGTCCTCTTCCTCGACGAGATCCACCGCATGTCCCGGCCCGCCGAGGAGATGCTCTACATGGCGATGGAGGACTTCCGGGTCGACGTGATCGTCGGCAAGGGGCCGGGGGCCACCGCCATCCCGCTGGAGCTGCCGCCCTTCACCCTGGTCGGCGCCACCACCAGGGCCGGACTCCTGCCGCCCCCGCTGCGCGACCGCTTCGGCTTCACCGGGCACATGGAGTTCTACACGCCGGTCGAACTGGAAAGGGTGATTCATCGCTCGGCCCGGCTCCTCGACGTCGAGATAGACGCAGAGGGGGCCGCGGAGATCGCCGGCCGCTCCCGCGGCACGCCCAGGATCGCCAACCGGCTGCTGCGCCGCGTCCGGGACTACGCCCAGGTCAAGGCCGACGGCCGGATCGACCGGGACATCGCCGGAGCCGCCCTCCAGGTGTACGAGGTCGACGCCCGCGGTCTCGACCGGCTGGACCGGGCGGTGCTCGGCGCCCTGATGAAGCTCTTCGGCGGCGGTCCGGTCGGCCTGTCCACGCTCGCGGTCGCCGTGGGGGAGGAGCGCGAGACGGTCGAGGAGGTCGCCGAGCCCTTCCTGGTGCGCGAGGGACTGCTGGCCAGGACGCCGCGGGGCCGGGTCGCCACACCGGCTGCCTGGGCCCACCTCGGGCTGGTTCCGCCGCAGCAGGGCGGAAAGGGACAACAGGGCCTGTTCGGGGCGTGA
- the ruvA gene encoding Holliday junction branch migration protein RuvA, with amino-acid sequence MIAFITGPVAAIAPTTAVIEVGGIGMAVQCAPNTLAALRIGKEARLATSLVVREDSLTLYGFADDDERQTFELLQTASGVGPRLAQAMLATHSPDALRIAVSTGDEKALTAVSGIGKKGAQKLLLELKDRLGEPVGAHIGQQGIGTAVSSSWRDQLQAALIGLGYATREADEAVSAVAPQAEAALAEGAQPPVPQLLRAALQTLNRTR; translated from the coding sequence ATGATCGCCTTCATCACCGGCCCCGTGGCCGCGATCGCCCCCACCACGGCCGTGATCGAGGTCGGCGGCATCGGCATGGCCGTCCAGTGCGCGCCGAACACCCTCGCCGCGCTCCGGATCGGCAAGGAGGCCAGGCTCGCCACCTCCCTCGTCGTACGGGAGGACTCACTGACGCTCTACGGCTTCGCCGACGACGACGAGCGGCAGACCTTCGAGCTGCTCCAGACCGCCAGCGGGGTCGGCCCCCGGCTCGCCCAGGCCATGCTCGCCACGCACAGCCCGGACGCCCTGCGCATCGCCGTGTCCACCGGCGACGAGAAGGCGCTCACCGCGGTCTCCGGCATCGGCAAGAAGGGCGCGCAGAAGCTTCTGCTCGAACTCAAGGACAGGCTCGGGGAGCCGGTCGGTGCCCACATCGGCCAGCAGGGCATCGGCACCGCGGTCTCCTCCTCCTGGAGGGACCAGCTGCAGGCCGCCCTGATCGGCCTCGGCTACGCCACCCGCGAGGCCGACGAAGCGGTCTCCGCCGTGGCCCCGCAGGCCGAGGCGGCCCTCGCGGAGGGCGCCCAGCCGCCGGTGCCGCAGTTGCTGCGCGCCGCCCTGCAGACCCTCAACCGCACGCGCTGA
- the ruvC gene encoding crossover junction endodeoxyribonuclease RuvC: MRVLGVDPGLTRCGVGVVEGVAGRPLTMLGVGVVRTASDAELGHRLVAIERGIEEWLDEHRPEYVAVERVFAQHNVRTVMGTAQASAVAMLCASRRGIPVALHTPSEVKAAVTGSGRADKAQVGAMVTRLLRLDAPPKPADAADALALAICHIWRAPAVNRLQQAHAAAAAARIPRVPRTAAVPVRKVPR, encoded by the coding sequence GTGCGGGTACTCGGTGTGGACCCCGGGCTGACCCGGTGCGGTGTCGGAGTCGTCGAAGGAGTCGCGGGCCGCCCGCTGACCATGCTCGGTGTCGGAGTCGTTCGCACCGCGTCCGACGCGGAGCTCGGACACCGGCTGGTGGCCATCGAGCGCGGCATCGAGGAGTGGCTCGACGAGCACCGCCCCGAATACGTCGCCGTCGAGCGGGTGTTCGCCCAGCACAACGTCCGTACGGTGATGGGCACGGCCCAGGCCAGCGCGGTCGCCATGCTCTGCGCGTCCCGCCGGGGCATCCCGGTGGCCCTGCACACGCCCAGCGAGGTCAAGGCCGCCGTCACCGGCAGCGGCCGCGCGGACAAGGCCCAGGTCGGGGCCATGGTCACCCGGCTGCTGCGGCTGGACGCCCCTCCGAAACCGGCCGACGCCGCCGACGCGCTGGCCCTCGCCATCTGTCACATCTGGCGCGCCCCGGCCGTCAACCGCCTCCAGCAGGCGCACGCGGCAGCGGCCGCGGCCCGTATCCCGCGCGTTCCGCGCACCGCAGCAGTCCCCGTCCGGAAGGTCCCCCGATGA
- a CDS encoding YebC/PmpR family DNA-binding transcriptional regulator produces the protein MSGHSKWATTKHKKAVIDAKRGKLFAKLIKNIEVAARTGGVDPEGNPTLVDAIQKAKKSSVPNKNIDSAVKRGGGLEAGGVDYQTIMYEGYGPNGVAVLIECLTDNRNRAASDVRVAMTRNGGSMADPGSVSYLFNRKGVVIVPKGELSEDDVLGAVLDAGAEEVNDLGETYEVVSEATDMVAVRTALQEAGIDYDSAEANFLPTMQVDLDEEGARKIFKLIDALEDSDDVQNVFANFDVSDEVMEKVDA, from the coding sequence ATGTCCGGCCACTCTAAATGGGCTACGACGAAGCACAAGAAGGCCGTGATTGACGCCAAGCGCGGCAAGCTCTTCGCGAAGCTGATCAAGAACATCGAGGTCGCGGCCCGCACCGGCGGTGTGGACCCCGAGGGCAACCCGACCCTTGTGGACGCGATCCAGAAGGCGAAGAAGAGCTCGGTCCCGAACAAGAACATCGACTCCGCGGTCAAGCGCGGTGGCGGTCTCGAAGCGGGCGGCGTCGACTATCAGACGATCATGTACGAGGGTTACGGCCCGAACGGCGTCGCGGTGCTCATCGAGTGCCTCACCGACAACCGCAACCGTGCCGCGTCCGACGTGCGTGTCGCCATGACGCGCAACGGCGGCTCGATGGCCGACCCGGGCTCGGTCTCCTACCTGTTCAACCGCAAGGGCGTCGTGATCGTCCCCAAGGGTGAGCTGTCCGAGGACGACGTGCTGGGCGCGGTCCTCGACGCGGGCGCAGAGGAGGTCAACGACCTCGGTGAGACGTACGAGGTCGTCAGCGAGGCCACCGACATGGTCGCGGTCCGCACCGCACTCCAGGAGGCGGGCATCGACTACGACTCGGCCGAGGCCAACTTCCTGCCCACCATGCAGGTCGACCTCGACGAGGAGGGCGCCCGCAAGATCTTCAAGCTGATCGACGCGCTGGAGGACAGCGACGACGTGCAGAACGTCTTCGCCAACTTCGACGTCTCGGACGAGGTCATGGAGAAGGTCGACGCCTGA
- the pdxT gene encoding pyridoxal 5'-phosphate synthase glutaminase subunit PdxT — protein MSDTPVIGVLALQGDVREHLIALASADALARPVRRPEELAEVDGLVVPGGESTTMSKLAVLFGMLEPLRERVAAGMPVYGTCAGMILLADKILDPSPSSQLRSSRGYPISGQETIGGIDMIVRRNAFGRQNESFEAAVDVAGIEGGPVEGVFIRAPWVESVGARAQVVAEHGGHIVGVRQGNALATSFHPELTGDHRLHAYFVDMVRASG, from the coding sequence ATGAGCGACACCCCTGTGATCGGAGTCCTGGCTCTCCAGGGCGACGTACGGGAACACCTGATCGCCCTGGCCTCGGCGGACGCCCTGGCCAGGCCGGTCCGGCGGCCCGAGGAACTCGCCGAGGTCGACGGACTGGTCGTCCCCGGCGGCGAGTCCACCACGATGTCCAAACTGGCCGTCCTGTTCGGGATGCTGGAACCACTGCGCGAGCGGGTCGCCGCGGGGATGCCGGTCTACGGCACCTGCGCCGGGATGATCCTGCTCGCGGACAAGATCCTCGACCCTTCCCCAAGCTCTCAACTCCGTTCGAGCAGGGGATACCCCATTTCGGGCCAGGAGACCATCGGCGGCATCGACATGATCGTGCGCCGTAACGCTTTCGGGCGGCAGAACGAGTCGTTCGAGGCGGCCGTCGACGTCGCCGGGATCGAGGGCGGACCGGTCGAGGGCGTCTTCATCCGGGCCCCCTGGGTCGAATCCGTGGGGGCGCGGGCCCAGGTCGTGGCGGAGCACGGCGGCCATATCGTGGGGGTACGGCAGGGAAACGCCCTTGCCACGTCATTCCATCCGGAACTGACCGGTGACCACCGGCTCCACGCGTACTTCGTCGACATGGTGCGCGCATCGGGCTGA
- the pdxS gene encoding pyridoxal 5'-phosphate synthase lyase subunit PdxS: MSTLPTTPQSADTPATGTARVKRGMAEQLKGGVIMDVVNAEQAKIAEDAGAVAVMALERVPADIRKDGGVARMSDPNMIEEIIEAVSIPVMAKSRIGHFVEAQVLQSLGVDYIDESEVLTPADEVNHSDKFAFTTPFVCGATNLGEALRRIAEGAAMIRSKGEAGTGNVVEAVRHLRQIKNEIARLRGYDNNELYAAAKDLRAPYELVKEVAELGKLPVVLFSAGGVATPADAALMRQLGAEGVFVGSGIFKSGDPAKRAAAIVKATTFFDEPKIIADASRNLGEAMVGINCDTLPETERYANRGW; this comes from the coding sequence GTGTCCACGCTTCCCACCACCCCGCAGTCCGCTGACACCCCGGCGACCGGCACCGCCCGTGTCAAGCGCGGCATGGCCGAGCAGCTCAAGGGCGGCGTGATCATGGACGTCGTCAACGCCGAGCAGGCGAAGATCGCCGAGGACGCCGGCGCCGTGGCCGTCATGGCCCTGGAACGGGTGCCCGCCGACATCCGCAAGGACGGCGGCGTGGCCCGGATGTCCGACCCGAACATGATCGAGGAGATCATCGAGGCCGTCTCCATCCCGGTCATGGCGAAGTCCCGTATCGGACACTTCGTCGAGGCCCAGGTGCTGCAGTCCCTCGGCGTCGACTACATCGACGAGTCCGAGGTGCTCACCCCGGCCGACGAGGTCAACCACAGCGACAAGTTCGCCTTCACCACCCCGTTCGTCTGCGGCGCCACCAACCTGGGCGAGGCCCTGCGCCGCATCGCCGAGGGTGCGGCCATGATCCGCTCGAAGGGCGAGGCCGGCACCGGCAACGTCGTCGAGGCGGTGCGCCACCTGCGCCAGATCAAGAACGAGATCGCCCGGCTGCGCGGCTACGACAACAACGAGCTGTACGCCGCCGCCAAGGACCTCCGTGCCCCGTACGAGCTGGTCAAGGAGGTCGCGGAGCTCGGCAAGCTGCCCGTCGTCCTGTTCTCCGCGGGCGGCGTCGCCACCCCCGCCGACGCCGCGCTGATGCGCCAGCTGGGCGCCGAGGGCGTCTTCGTCGGCTCCGGCATCTTCAAGTCCGGCGACCCGGCCAAGCGCGCCGCCGCCATCGTGAAGGCCACCACGTTCTTCGACGAGCCGAAGATCATCGCGGATGCCTCCCGCAACCTGGGCGAGGCCATGGTCGGCATCAACTGCGACACGCTGCCCGAGACCGAGCGCTACGCCAACCGCGGCTGGTAG
- a CDS encoding MFS transporter has translation MATPSSTVVRPWGLTVSGLALIAVCYGLARFAYGLFLPAFKDAFHLGGTLSGVIAGGSFAAYCVTVVAAAAAVTRFGPRPVAAAAGLTAAAGMALVAAATDAGMLAVGVLIAGASTGVASPPLAEAIGRWGPRHHHDRAQAIVNAGPAAGIVASGFVALSALGHWRIAWAAFAVTAVVVTCWVTLLLPGRGASGADTDAVRPLGALAAVARDRRSWPALGAAALFGAASSATWSFGREHVMDAGGASTTVSVLLWVVLGAAELVGLSAGDLIERHGLRRVWTVALALLGTASAVIGLLPGLPVASFAGIAVFGAGYVTLTTVIFFWITRMHPGTTAAAVALGFLMISAGQAVASPAVGALADRMGTAFAFLACAALGVLGAGAVRPRTRS, from the coding sequence ATGGCGACGCCATCGTCGACGGTGGTACGCCCGTGGGGACTGACCGTCTCGGGGCTGGCTCTGATCGCGGTCTGCTACGGGCTCGCGCGCTTCGCCTACGGACTGTTCCTGCCCGCGTTCAAGGACGCCTTCCACTTGGGCGGCACGCTGTCCGGCGTGATCGCCGGCGGCAGCTTCGCGGCGTACTGCGTCACCGTCGTCGCCGCGGCCGCGGCCGTCACGCGCTTCGGGCCGCGCCCCGTCGCCGCTGCCGCCGGACTGACCGCGGCAGCGGGTATGGCGCTGGTCGCTGCCGCGACGGACGCGGGCATGCTGGCCGTGGGCGTGCTGATAGCAGGAGCCAGCACCGGGGTGGCATCCCCGCCACTGGCCGAGGCGATAGGGCGCTGGGGTCCGCGACACCATCACGATCGCGCCCAGGCCATCGTCAACGCGGGTCCCGCCGCCGGCATCGTGGCTTCCGGCTTCGTGGCGCTCTCCGCCCTTGGGCACTGGCGCATCGCGTGGGCGGCCTTCGCCGTAACAGCTGTCGTGGTGACGTGTTGGGTCACTCTGCTGCTGCCGGGCAGAGGTGCCTCCGGCGCGGACACCGACGCGGTGCGTCCGCTCGGCGCACTGGCAGCCGTGGCGCGTGACCGCAGGTCCTGGCCGGCGCTGGGCGCGGCGGCACTGTTCGGAGCGGCGAGCTCGGCCACCTGGAGCTTCGGCCGGGAACATGTCATGGACGCCGGAGGGGCGAGTACCACTGTCTCCGTGCTGCTGTGGGTGGTCCTGGGCGCGGCCGAACTAGTCGGCCTGTCCGCCGGTGACCTGATCGAACGCCACGGACTCCGCCGCGTCTGGACCGTCGCCCTCGCCCTGCTGGGAACAGCGAGCGCCGTGATCGGACTGCTGCCGGGCCTCCCCGTCGCCTCCTTCGCCGGGATCGCTGTCTTCGGGGCCGGGTACGTCACGCTCACCACCGTGATCTTCTTCTGGATCACCCGCATGCACCCCGGGACCACCGCTGCCGCGGTCGCACTGGGCTTCCTCATGATCTCCGCGGGACAGGCCGTGGCTTCCCCCGCCGTCGGCGCGCTCGCCGACCGCATGGGCACCGCGTTCGCGTTTCTCGCGTGCGCGGCGCTCGGCGTCCTCGGTGCGGGAGCGGTCCGGCCACGGACACGCTCCTGA
- a CDS encoding TetR/AcrR family transcriptional regulator yields MDNVTIDGRSARSRLLDAADQLFYAHGINGTGVDAVIEAAKVARMTFYRHFGGKDALVAAYLQARDARWRATVEESVTAAGEDPDARLLAVFDALRTWHADPRFRGCSFANAAAELTTPDHPARAVVTAHKQALRVRITELAGATAHPAPDRLTDQLLLLIEGATTTQALGTVSNAVDEAQAMAKDLVDAHAATPQNAGPLR; encoded by the coding sequence GTGGACAACGTGACGATCGACGGGCGCTCGGCCCGCAGCCGCCTCCTGGATGCCGCCGACCAACTGTTCTACGCCCACGGCATCAACGGCACGGGGGTGGACGCCGTCATCGAAGCGGCCAAGGTGGCCCGCATGACCTTCTACCGGCACTTCGGCGGGAAGGACGCCCTCGTTGCGGCCTACCTCCAGGCTCGCGATGCCCGCTGGCGGGCCACCGTGGAAGAGTCCGTCACCGCCGCCGGCGAGGACCCCGACGCCCGCCTCCTCGCCGTCTTCGACGCCCTGCGCACATGGCATGCGGACCCGCGCTTCCGCGGCTGCTCCTTCGCCAACGCCGCCGCCGAGCTCACCACGCCCGACCATCCGGCTCGCGCCGTCGTCACCGCCCACAAGCAGGCACTCCGCGTCCGCATCACCGAACTCGCCGGAGCCACCGCACATCCCGCACCCGACCGGCTGACCGATCAGCTGCTCCTCCTCATCGAGGGCGCCACCACGACCCAGGCCCTGGGCACTGTCAGCAACGCGGTGGACGAGGCCCAAGCCATGGCCAAGGATCTGGTCGATGCCCACGCGGCGACGCCGCAGAACGCCGGGCCCCTGCGGTAG
- a CDS encoding glycosyltransferase family 4 protein translates to MKIGIVCPYSWDVPGGVQFHIRDLAEHLIRLGHQVSVLAPADDETPLPSYVVSAGRAVPVRYNGSVARLNFGFLSAARVRRWLHDSTFDVIHIHEPTSPSLGLLTCWAAQGPIVATFHTSNPRSRAMIAAYPILQPALEKISARIAVSEYARRTLVEHLGGDAVVIPNGVDVDFFASAEPRPEWQGGTIGFIGRIDEPRKGLPVLMRALPAILAARPDTRLLVAGRGDEEEAVASLPKEMRERVEFLGMVSDEDKARLLRSVDVYVAPNTGGESFGIILVEAMSAGAPVLASDLDAFAQVLDLGAAGELFANEDADALAEAAVRLLGDPERRAELRERGSAHVRRFDWSTVGADILAVYETVADGAASVAADERTGLRARFGLARD, encoded by the coding sequence GTGAAAATCGGCATCGTCTGCCCGTACTCCTGGGACGTCCCGGGCGGCGTGCAGTTCCACATCCGCGATCTCGCCGAGCACCTGATCCGGCTCGGCCACCAGGTGTCCGTGCTCGCCCCGGCGGACGACGAGACGCCGCTCCCTTCGTACGTGGTCTCCGCGGGCCGGGCCGTGCCCGTCCGGTACAACGGTTCGGTGGCCCGGCTGAACTTCGGGTTCCTGTCCGCGGCGCGGGTGCGGCGCTGGCTGCACGACAGCACCTTCGACGTGATCCACATCCACGAGCCGACCTCGCCGTCGCTCGGGCTGCTGACCTGCTGGGCGGCGCAGGGGCCGATCGTCGCCACCTTCCACACCTCCAATCCGCGCTCCCGGGCGATGATCGCCGCGTACCCGATCCTCCAGCCGGCGCTGGAGAAGATCAGCGCGCGCATCGCGGTGAGCGAGTACGCGCGCCGCACCCTGGTCGAACACCTGGGCGGTGACGCGGTGGTCATTCCCAACGGTGTCGACGTGGACTTCTTCGCCTCGGCCGAGCCCAGGCCCGAGTGGCAGGGCGGCACGATCGGTTTCATCGGGCGCATCGACGAGCCCCGCAAGGGCCTGCCCGTCCTGATGCGGGCGCTGCCCGCGATCCTGGCCGCCCGCCCGGACACCAGGCTCCTGGTGGCAGGGCGGGGCGACGAGGAGGAGGCCGTCGCCTCGCTGCCGAAGGAGATGCGCGAGCGCGTCGAGTTCCTCGGCATGGTCAGCGACGAGGACAAGGCGCGGTTGCTGCGCAGCGTCGACGTGTACGTCGCGCCCAACACCGGCGGCGAGAGCTTCGGCATCATCCTGGTCGAGGCCATGTCGGCGGGCGCACCGGTCCTGGCCAGCGACCTGGACGCGTTCGCACAGGTCCTGGACCTGGGGGCGGCCGGCGAACTGTTCGCCAACGAGGACGCGGACGCGCTGGCGGAGGCGGCGGTCCGGCTGCTGGGCGACCCGGAGCGGCGCGCGGAACTGCGGGAGCGCGGCAGCGCACATGTGCGGCGCTTCGACTGGTCGACGGTGGGCGCGGACATCCTCGCGGTGTACGAGACGGTGGCGGACGGCGCGGCATCGGTGGCCGCGGACGAACGCACGGGGCTGCGGGCCAGGTTCGGGCTGGCGCGGGACTAG